The genomic segment ATGAGCTCCCGAGGGAGGTGCCAATCCGAGAACATTTTCGCCCAGTCATAAACGCTCATTATTCTGGAATAGCTCGCGGAACCATTGCTGCTAACAACTTCGAGCTAAAGCCCGCACTCAttaacatggttcaacagaaccaatttGGAGGAACAGCCACTGCGGATCCCCATCTTAATCTAAGAAATTTTCTGGATATTACGGACACGGTAAAAATTAACGGTGTTTCTGACGAAATTATTTGATTGCGCCTGTTTCCGTTTTCTCTCAGGGATCAAGATAGGAGTTGGCTCCAATCTCTACCTCTGGGAAATACTACTACATGGGCAGATTTGGTCACGAAGTTcctatcaaaatattttcctcCAGCCAAGTCTGCTCAGCTGAAAATAGATATCACCAACTTCAGGCAGAGAGAACTTGAGGTGTTATATGAGGCGTGGGAGCAATACAAAGAATTACTCAGGAAGTGTCCGAATCATGGATATGCAGATTGGGTGCAGATTGAGCTATTCTACAATGGTTTAGATGGGCCAACTAGAGGGAATGTGGATGCAGCCGCCGGAGGTActatttttttctaaaacacCTGATGAAGCTTATgaattgcttgaacagatgaccattaacagttatcaatGGCCGAGTGAGAGATCTGGATCAAAGAAACCTGCTGGAGTGTACGCCGTAGACCCGATCACATCACTTACTGCACAGGTTTCAGCATTGACAGCACAGATTGCAGCGATGAACAAGCCAGGCCAATCTATGTCTGATGTAGCATTGGTGACTGCTGAGGAAGAGCCAGTTGTGGAGGAAGCTTAGTACATCAATAAAAATCATGGCTATGGAGGTTATCGAGGTAATCCTCCCCCAAATACTTATCACCCAGGTTTGAGGAATCACGAGAATTTCTCTTATGCGAACAacaagaatgtgttgaatcctccactgGGGTTCAACACACAGAAGGGGGAAGGAAAGCCGTCTtttgaggatctagttgggacgTTTGTGATTGAGTCTGGGAAAAGAATGGCGAGAACTGAGTCTCGTCTTGATAACATGGAGACACACATGGGCAATATGGGTGCCACGATGAAATCCTTGGAAACACAGATTGGGCAACTAGCAAATGCTTTGAAAGATCAGAATAAAGGACAGTTCCCAAGCAATACAGAGGTGAATCCTAgggagcaatgcaaagctgtcACATTGAGGAGTGGCAAGGAAATTGGAATTCCAGAGCCTACTGAAGAGAATGCAGAGATTTGTGTTGAGGAAAATTAATTAAAGAGTGCAAGTGTTGGAGAAGAGAAAGTGGAGGAACCTAATAAAGTGATTGAGCATCAACCATTACCAAAGGTAAATCTTCCATATCCACAGAGGTTCAAGAAGAAATGGTTAGATGATCAGTTTGCGAAGTTCCTggaaatattcaaaaaaataCACATTAACATCTCATTTGCCGACGCATTGGAGCAAATGCCCAATTATGCTAAGTTCATTAAGGATGTGATGTCCAAGAAGAGgaaacttcaagaatttgagacCGTGAAGCTAACCGAAGAGTGTAGTGCCATACACCAAAGAAAACTACCACAGAAActcaaagatccagggagttttactattccttgtgtTATTGGAGGTTCTAGAATAAATAGGGCCTTATGTGATTTAGGTGTCAGTATTAATTTAATGTCTTTTTCTATTTACAGGACGTTGGAGCTTGGCGAGGTAAAGCCTAGCACTATTACTTTGTAGCTGGCAGACAGATCACTTACATATCCACGAGGGATAGTGGAGGATGTGCTGGTAAAGGTagaaaaattcatatttcctgcTGATTTTGTCATTTTAGATATGGAGGAAGACCAGGAAACTCTGCTTATCTTTGGAAGGCCGTTCTTGGCCACCGGAAAAGCTTTGATTGATGTGCACAAGGGCGAGCTCACATTGAGTGTAGGTGGAGAGGAAGTCACGTTCAACATCTACAACACCATCAGAGGACCAAATGTGGTAAGTACTTGTAATAGCATTGATTCTTGTGTATCCCAAGTTGGTGTAGGTAGGATGATGAAAGACTCTTTGGAGAGATGCTTGTTGGAGTCAGTTTCTACAGTGGATGAAGAGGACTGGGATGTGCGAGAGGAGTTACTTGCTCTCAATACTCTACCTAAAGAAAAGATTAATGCACAACTTGAAGAGTTACTTGAAGATGAAAGTAAAGAGGTACCAAAAGCATCCTTTGCATTAAAGGATTTACCGAGTCACTTGTGCTATGCATTCCTAGACGAGAGTTCGTCCTATCTGGTATTCATCTCTTCTGCTCTTACTATTGAAGAAAAGGATAAGTTGTTGAGAGTATTGCGAGAGTTTAAATCTGCTTTGGGATGGACAATTTCTGATACCAAGGGGATTAGCCCTACtgtttgtatgcataaaatcttgATGCAAGAGTCCTATTCCCCCTATGTTGATCATCAGAGGAGGCTTAATCCAGCCATGAGGGAGGTTGTAAGAGCTGAGATACTAAAATTGTTAAATGATGGTGTTATTTATGCTATATCTGACAGTTCTTGGGTTTCACCAgtacaagtagtgcctaaaaagaGGGGTATAActgtggtgagaaatgagaataaCGAGTTGATATCAACTCGTCCAGTGACTGGTTGGCGagtgtgtatagattacaggaaattgaatgatgctactaggaaagatcacttccctcttccctttattgaccagatgcttgatagagtaggtggttatcattattattgctttctagATGATTATTCAGGTTACAATCAGATTGTCATAGCAccggaggatcaagagaagactaCCTTCAGTTGCCCCTACGGTACATTTGCTTTTaggagaatgccatttggtctctgcaatgcacctgctacttttcagaggtgtatgatggccatattttctgacatggtcgaggaaataatggaagtttttatggatgatatatctgtctttggttcatcatttgatcattgtttgCAAAATCTAAcgcttgttttgcagagatgtcgaGAGAAGAATTTAGTGTTGAACTGGGAGAAATGTCACTTCATGGTGCAAGAAGGTATTGTGCTTGGGCACAAGATTTCAGCCAGAGGGATAGAAGTGGACAGAGCCAAAGTTGTGGCAATTGAAAATCTCCCACCGCCAAAAAATGTGAAAGGGATCCAAAGTTTCTTGGGACATGCCGGGTTCTATCGTCgttatattaaagatttctctaaaATTACTAGATCTTTATGTAATTTGTTAGAGAAAGATTCTGCATTTATTTTTGAAGATGATTGTTAGCATGCATTTAACAGGATCAAGACAGCACTGATTTCTGCCCCCATTATGATAGTGCCtgattggaaggagccctttgagctCATGTGCGACGCTAGCGACTATGCTGTGGGAGCAGCATTGGGACAAAGGCGAGACAAGATGTTAAAGGctatctactatgcaagtcgtaCACTCAATGCAGCCCAACAGAATTACACAACTACTGAGAAAGAGATGCTAGCAGTGGTGTTTGCATTCGACAAGTTCAGAACATATCTCATTAGCACAAAGGTAACGGTTTTCACTAACCATGCAGCTCTTCATTACTTGTTTGCCAAAAAGGATGCAAAGCCTAGGTTGATACGATGGATACTCCtacttcaagaatttgactttgaagTCAAAGACAAGAAAGGTTGTGAGAACCAGGTGGCAGATCACTTGTCACGCCTAGAGCTGGAAGAAAGAACTGAAGGTGGAGTGATAAATGAGTTCGATTTGTTctaaatcatttcatgattGGGTTATACATTGTGTTCTGTTGGTGTGGTGAAATTATAGTGTTCAAGTTTGGGGTCCGATGAACTTTGATTTTGGCGTTTCTGTTGGTTGAGTTTAGTGTGTGGTTGTGATATTTGATTATTGAGTTGATAGCACCGAAAAAGAAATCAAAGAAGGGAGCCTCCTCCTCTTCAAGCTTCGATTCTCACAGATTTTGGAATGAGGAAGCCCAACAAATTTATGAGAGCTCGATGACTCGATCTATCAACCCGGAGAGGGGATTTAATTTATCGATAGCGCGTGGTATGATCGTGAATGAACTGGAACGAAGACAATGGGTTGAATTTGCTCACCCTCCTCTAGATGATGTGATCTCAGTTGTGCGGGAGTTCTATGCTAACCTGCGAATACGCCATGACGAGTCGAAAGTACTGGTGCGAGGTAAATTTGTATCGTTTGACTCTTAAACGATAAACATGATCTATCAGATGTCGAGCCTCGAAGAAGACGAGCACAGTGAATTTCTAGAAGATGGGGTTAATTATTCAGAGGTCATTCGGACCTTATGTCAGGCAGGTGCTGTATGGAAAATGAGCTCGAGTGGTCCAATTTCTCAAAAGAAATCCGATGTGGGCCCCAATACAAGTGCGTTGACATCGTTCATATTGGCCTGGGTTCACCAATCCTCGCATTACCATGATGTAACCAAAGACAAATTTGCACTTGTCTTTGCTATTTTGATGGGCAAATCTGTTGACTTGGGGAAAATAATTTATGGATCGAGCATGAGAGCCGGCACAGGATTAGCCACGGTCGCCCTTCCATGCCCTCACATTGTTACCGAGCTATGCAGACAGGCCGGCGTGTCCTGGTCGCCTGATGAGAAAGTTCTTAAGCCGAAGGCTCCCATTGTTGCCTTCTTTGGAGCTGCCTCTTATATTCCCCACGAGTATCCAGATGATGAGGAGCTCCCACATCCATAGCTTCCACCGCCACCACCACCTGAGGCAGCCAGACAGCGCCGGGGAGACCGATTTCGTAGACTTGAGATAGAGATGGAGGATCAGAGGAGGTTACTAGTAGAGCAGCGCTAGGTGCTGGATTCGCTTCAGCATCGCACCGATCATTTCATGGGATACATGATGGACTTCACATCCGTGCTCGCTCAGTGGTTCCCACCTATCGGTCCAGAGGATCCGATGTTTCCCCAGCCACCTGCATGGCCACCACAGTATCCCGGACCTCCTCCACAGGCCCCACCCCAGCACATGGATGAAGATGTCTATGATGATGACGGCGAGCACTGACGCTCGTCGTGGGAGGTATGATTGTCCCGTTCTTTCttgtttatacattgaggacaatgcatactttaTGTTTGGGGgggtgatttgatttgaattgatgttTTGACGATTTAATTTTGAtgctataaaaaaaattttacttTAGTCTTTATGTCCATTTTTAGTCGTTAAATTGTTTTTTAGAGTTGTGGAATTAAGGTAATAACCAAACAATGATGAGAATTGACCCGAAACACATGTTGTTCCTTGATTACGAATCTAAACGCATGCTATCTTTACTTACCGTTTACACACTAATTCACGATTGCTATGATTGTCTATCTTTACTTACCGTTTACACACTAATTCACGATTGCTATGATTGTTGATACATCCGATGTCAAGAGAGTGTTCATGTGATTTATGATTTGGAATGTATGAATGGACTCCAAAacctgcatgtgattgcttgTTGTTGAGTTACATGTTCACTAACACAAAAATGATTCAGGCAGTCTTTGAATTATGTTGGGCCTGTTTTTTCTGGAATAATTTGTCAATTGTTAGCTCTTTGAGCCTAAATGAGAATGAGATGTGTAATCCGTTCTGTTTGAATACCCGAAAACATGATCTATCTGTGTTTGTTGATTGGTAAATTGAAAGTAGTCTAGAACTTGGTTTGGCACTCTTCGAGGCGAGATACGGGTATTGTGTaacttagggatgatttaggcgatttttggaacgtttgagcctttcaagcctacCCATAACATCATATTATACCCTAGTGTCCCATGTTTGAGCTTAATGaaaatcgaatggagtgtgCCAAGGCACACAAAAGCGACCATTCGTATCAATTCTAAATCCCTACATCAACTACCAACTTTTGAGCATATACACCAGTACCTACCAAAAATTGAGCGAAAACAAACCTGTGTATCATGACAAAAGTTCTTCTCTCTTGTGCGCGTATAAGAATATCgttgaaaaagagaaaaaaggtgaaaagaaagaaatcaatttctatggaaaaaaaaaaagatgttgTTGAGAAAAGGGAGAAAGAAAAAGTTGAATAAAGAATAAAAGAGTATGACATATTGATGTGACAGAGAGGACAAATTGGTGAATATGTTGTGGCAAAGCAAGTGGATGTGAAGCAAGATGAAGAATGAGAAGcgtgttgaaaaataaattggtttgtttatctcacttttgattccctatcttcatttgtagccacTAGCCATAgcctaacgttataagcttaaaagaCATATTAACCGAGTCACACGtacccaatatactagtggagaagagTTGTCAAAGTTAAGCCTATGGACACTTGAAAAATGCCGTCGATAGACACAGAATTTGACTGTGTACATGTGCGCATCTCATGATATTGGACTTTGTTTGGTTAATTATTGTCTTCATATTACCACTTGTTTAGCCAAATGTTACCCTATAAGTCCTGTTGATTTGTGAAGATAAATGTGTGTCTCAATGATTTTGCTAATTACATGTGTGTCGAGGAGTACaaaattttatgagatgaaaAGTTATGAACTTATCTTGGCATTTGGAGTGGGTAAACGAGAATAACAGAACACACACGCACGTGAACTGTGAGTAATGTGGCATGTGTTTGATTCAATATGATGGGGACTGTAATCTCTGAGGCTAGTGGTTATCCTTTTATTCCACAATTCTTGTTCATTCAGTTATTTTCTTTAAGAT from the Primulina tabacum isolate GXHZ01 chromosome 8, ASM2559414v2, whole genome shotgun sequence genome contains:
- the LOC142554694 gene encoding uncharacterized protein LOC142554694, with the protein product MARTESRLDNMETHMGNMGATMKSLETQIGQLANALKDQNKGQFPSNTEVNPREQCKAVTLRSGKEIGIPEPTEENAEICRFKKKWLDDQFAKFLEIFKKIHINISFADALEQMPNYAKFIKDVMSKKRKLQEFETVKLTEECSAIHQRKLPQKLKDPGSFTIPCVIGGSRINRALCDLGLADRSLTYPRGIVEDVLVKVEKFIFPADFVILDMEEDQETLLIFGRPFLATGKALIDVHKGELTLSVGGEEVTFNIYNTIRGPNVVSTCNSIDSCVSQVGVGRMMKDSLERCLLESVSTVDEEDWDVREELLALNTLPKEKINAQLEELLEDESKEVPKASFALKDLPSHLCYAFLDESSSYLVFISSALTIEEKDKLLRVLREFKSALGWTISDTKGISPTVCMHKILMQESYSPYVDHQRRLNPAMREVVRAEILKLLNDGVIYAISDSSWVSPVQVVPKKRGITVVRNENNELISTRPVTGWRRCREKNLVLNWEKCHFMVQEGIVLGHKISARGIEVDRAKVVAIENLPPPKNVKGIQSFLGHAGIKTALISAPIMIVPDWKEPFELMCDASDYAVGAALGQRRDKMLKAIYYASRTLNAAQQNYTTTEKEMLAVVFAFDKFRTYLISTKVTVFTNHAALHYLFAKKDAKPRLIRWILLLQEFDFEVKDKKGCENQVADHLSRLELEERTEGGVINEFDLF